TCGATGAGGTACCTGCCCACCCCTTTCCCGCGGGCTTCTGGGGAAACAATGACATTTCCAATGGAGCAACAGCCGCCGACTTCCCAGCGGTAGAAGTTAGCGAAGGCGACAACCTCACCGTCAAGTTCTACGACAGTTGAGTCTGAACGTTGTGCAATTGCGTCCTGCAACTGCGATGAAGTCAAGGGATAATCCGCCTTTGGAAAAAAGAAGAACAGCTCATCTGCGTTTTGCGGGAAGCCGCAAATGATCCGAATGTCCTTCTCGGCAACAGGGCGATGAGTGAGGGGCATGTTTCAAGGAACCCAACATTCAGCATATCCGGCGGTAAAAAGAAGAACGACGAAGGAACGGCGTTTTTTACCGTCTGCGTTGATGCTATTTATGAGACGCGACTTCTGTAATGGGACATTTGCATTTCATAAATCTTGCTTACTATCGCCAGCATGATAAGGCACAAAGGTATTCTCGTTACATCAGAGATCAGCGTTACAATATTCCCCACGATCAATTCATGAATCTGAGCCGGCTTGAGAGCCATGCTGAAGGATGCATTTTCTAAGATATTGGATACAATCCAGAAAAACCACCACCATCCAAGAAGTGGCGGAATAGATTGGCTTTTCCATTCCTGTGGATTCGCGCTCGCCTTCCATATTTCCTCCATTACCTGATATGGCTTCCACAAGTTGGCAATTGGAATGAAATACCACCCAATAGACCACCCAGGTGTGAACTGCATTTCGGATGCGCCAAGTTGCCGAGCGTTGAAATTGGCACGGTATATCCACTTCAAAATGAGTATGCCTGATACCACAAAGATGATCAGTTTTGTGATTACAATAACTTGCTGCCGTGCATCGCTTGCCTCGGCTGCTGCGATAGCTTGAAGCTGGGATGTATGAACGTCGTTCTTAACATCATTGAGCAGTTGATATTCCAGCCCTCCAGAAATCAAGGCAATTACGGCAACGCCGACTTGGAGACACAATAACCATTTAATCCACTTCGTCAGTTTAGTCAAATCAATGAATGTATTGTT
This window of the Armatimonadota bacterium genome carries:
- a CDS encoding GNAT family N-acetyltransferase, with the protein product MPLTHRPVAEKDIRIICGFPQNADELFFFFPKADYPLTSSQLQDAIAQRSDSTVVELDGEVVAFANFYRWEVGGCCSIGNVIVSPEARGKGVGRYLIEQMIGIAHSKYRAAEVTISCFNQNVAGLLLYPKLGFQPYAIEERRDKKGNRVALIHMRLPINVT
- a CDS encoding DUF4328 domain-containing protein, which codes for MTQQNNTFIDLTKLTKWIKWLLCLQVGVAVIALISGGLEYQLLNDVKNDVHTSQLQAIAAAEASDARQQVIVITKLIIFVVSGILILKWIYRANFNARQLGASEMQFTPGWSIGWYFIPIANLWKPYQVMEEIWKASANPQEWKSQSIPPLLGWWWFFWIVSNILENASFSMALKPAQIHELIVGNIVTLISDVTRIPLCLIMLAIVSKIYEMQMSHYRSRVS